Proteins encoded in a region of the Mucilaginibacter sabulilitoris genome:
- a CDS encoding alpha/beta fold hydrolase, with the protein MRNKRKIFFAHSAGEQDGKGKGSFDLVAHLRAALGEDYEVLFPVVNEPDSPAYHHWKTMLDHEFSKTHEPVILVGHSLGGSVLLKYLSEEQTNLHIEGMFLVATPQWNKDGWDMSEWAVKKDFTKRLPPVREYYFYHCLEDPIVSIEHLLFYRKVFKNAIFRELPCKDHGFSNGLKELADDIRLTTGDN; encoded by the coding sequence ATGAGAAACAAGAGAAAGATTTTTTTTGCGCATAGTGCGGGTGAGCAAGACGGGAAAGGAAAAGGCAGTTTTGACCTGGTTGCTCATTTACGCGCCGCTTTAGGCGAAGATTATGAAGTACTTTTCCCTGTGGTAAATGAGCCGGACAGCCCCGCCTACCACCATTGGAAAACCATGCTCGACCATGAATTTAGTAAAACCCACGAGCCGGTTATTTTGGTGGGCCATTCCCTGGGTGGTTCGGTGCTGCTTAAATATCTGTCGGAAGAGCAAACCAACCTGCATATTGAAGGGATGTTCCTCGTGGCCACGCCCCAATGGAACAAAGATGGTTGGGATATGAGCGAATGGGCCGTTAAAAAAGATTTTACAAAACGTTTACCCCCGGTACGGGAGTATTACTTTTATCATTGCCTTGAGGATCCCATTGTTTCCATTGAACATTTGTTGTTTTACCGCAAGGTTTTTAAAAATGCAATTTTCAGGGAGCTGCCTTGCAAGGACCATGGCTTCTCAAACGGGTTGAAGGAATTAGCCGACGATATCCGCCTGACCACCGGCGATAATTAA
- a CDS encoding nuclear transport factor 2 family protein yields the protein MEEEQIREALNAHWRASAAGDVNAEHDIYHDDAICDYPQSGERILGRANLQALRSHHPGKPAGFNVRRIVGNGNLWITEYTITYQGKPAYTVSIMEFHDGKVVLETQYFADPFEAPAWRSQWVTQIT from the coding sequence ATGGAAGAAGAACAAATACGCGAAGCCCTGAATGCACACTGGCGCGCTTCCGCTGCGGGCGATGTAAATGCCGAACATGATATTTACCATGACGATGCCATCTGTGATTATCCCCAATCGGGCGAGCGAATCCTGGGGCGGGCCAATCTGCAGGCCCTGCGCAGCCATCACCCCGGTAAACCGGCAGGTTTTAACGTGAGACGGATTGTAGGCAATGGCAATCTCTGGATCACCGAATACACCATCACCTATCAGGGGAAACCAGCCTACACGGTAAGTATTATGGAATTTCACGATGGCAAAGTAGTGCTTGAAACACAGTATTTTGCCGATCCCTTTGAGGCGCCCGCCTGGCGAAGCCAGTGGGTTACGCAGATCACATAA
- a CDS encoding protease inhibitor I42 family protein, which produces MKLFNDCIAVIACLVITGCHKDKNNDTMKQLTIADVGSTASVTMGETISLTLGNPGDGGYHFNDPEYKTSVLTLVSHTHQNGSDKTGDFGNDTWNFTAKASGTTTLEVTASRSTQNAQRVSVFANEITVK; this is translated from the coding sequence ATGAAGTTATTTAACGACTGTATAGCCGTTATAGCCTGCCTGGTCATAACGGGTTGCCATAAAGATAAAAATAACGACACCATGAAACAATTAACCATTGCCGATGTCGGCAGCACAGCCTCCGTTACCATGGGCGAAACCATCTCTTTAACCTTGGGCAACCCCGGCGATGGTGGTTACCATTTTAACGACCCTGAGTACAAAACTTCGGTATTAACATTGGTGAGCCATACGCACCAAAATGGATCGGATAAAACCGGCGATTTTGGTAACGATACCTGGAACTTTACCGCCAAAGCAAGCGGCACCACAACCCTCGAAGTTACCGCCAGCCGAAGCACACAGAATGCTCAGAGAGTATCAGTGTTTGCTAATGAGATTACGGTAAAATAA
- the cqsA gene encoding alpha-hydroxyketone-type quorum-sensing autoinducer synthase, whose translation MNHLNNIAYNQFPDFLQKKIASFYVNRVGEEWNGKHVLRGLIPDKNALILTSNDYLFLANHDEVILAQVEALRANISVPLMSATFLHGENPQSVTEKRFAGFFDSEEAILCQSGYAANLGLLQTLTESTETPVYVDMMAHMSLWDGARLGNGHVIPFLHNSVEHLENKIRQFGPGILMLDAVYSTNGSICPLVEMVNLAHAAGCIIIVDESHSIGTHGPQGKGLVCELGLTDKVMFRTASLAKAFAGRAGLILCPRYFSDPFGVSSKPHIFSSALTLVDIAGLNMVLDLISSAAVGDIRRTKLRWNSLLLKEQLLSLGFDVEESRSQIIALKTNSEWETIKLRDAMESHGVFGSPFCRPATARKRPLLRLSLHSELTMQDLDRIYIACKQISSSGILSKSRTIS comes from the coding sequence ATGAACCACCTGAACAATATTGCTTACAATCAGTTTCCGGATTTTCTGCAAAAAAAAATAGCCTCTTTTTATGTTAACAGGGTTGGCGAAGAATGGAACGGCAAGCATGTGCTCCGGGGCTTAATTCCGGATAAAAACGCCCTGATCCTTACAAGTAATGATTATTTGTTTCTTGCTAATCATGATGAGGTTATCCTTGCACAGGTAGAAGCCCTGCGGGCGAATATCAGTGTTCCGCTGATGTCGGCTACGTTTTTGCATGGCGAAAATCCGCAATCGGTAACAGAAAAAAGATTTGCAGGGTTTTTTGATTCGGAGGAGGCCATCCTTTGCCAATCGGGTTACGCCGCTAATCTGGGGCTTTTACAAACGCTTACTGAAAGTACAGAAACCCCGGTGTACGTTGATATGATGGCGCACATGAGCCTTTGGGACGGCGCCAGGTTAGGGAACGGGCATGTTATACCATTTCTGCATAATAGTGTGGAGCATCTGGAAAATAAGATCAGGCAGTTTGGACCAGGCATATTGATGCTGGATGCTGTTTACAGTACAAACGGCAGTATTTGTCCGCTGGTTGAAATGGTAAATCTGGCTCATGCGGCAGGTTGTATCATAATTGTTGATGAATCGCATTCAATAGGAACTCATGGCCCTCAGGGTAAAGGTTTGGTTTGCGAACTGGGTTTAACTGATAAGGTGATGTTCAGGACGGCGAGTTTGGCCAAAGCATTTGCCGGGCGCGCGGGATTAATACTTTGCCCGCGTTATTTTTCAGATCCGTTTGGCGTATCATCAAAACCCCATATTTTTAGTTCGGCGTTAACGCTGGTTGATATTGCCGGATTAAATATGGTGCTTGATTTAATATCCTCTGCCGCTGTTGGAGATATAAGAAGGACAAAACTGAGATGGAACAGTTTGCTGCTTAAAGAGCAATTGTTATCACTAGGTTTCGATGTGGAGGAGAGCAGATCACAGATTATCGCGTTAAAAACAAATTCAGAATGGGAAACTATTAAGCTGCGGGATGCTATGGAAAGCCACGGGGTTTTTGGATCGCCGTTTTGCAGGCCCGCCACTGCCAGAAAACGGCCCTTGTTAAGATTATCCCTGCATTCTGAGCTAACCATGCAGGATCTGGATCGTATTTATATTGCCTGCAAGCAAATCAGTTCATCAGGCATTTTAAGCAAGTCGCGAACAATCTCATAA